A single window of Mycolicibacterium madagascariense DNA harbors:
- a CDS encoding sensor domain-containing protein produces MAAFAHTVLVTVGAVALTAACAVPVTGRAVRAAPDSDDHPASVVDVDGVLLEQSEMQSITGAGDPLTIVPTMDGKSPVDIDVFASRVPAQCAWLFAETQTFGSDVEDFHETTYQDPPQGALISQGAAGYRDLPTARGAFEALAGRVAQCGSTTSGFLATWTATGDAIELTQDSGCDRDYRVKSVVLVEVMSCAFSAPVPQRVMAAILGRIPG; encoded by the coding sequence ATGGCCGCATTTGCCCACACCGTGCTGGTCACGGTGGGCGCGGTGGCGCTGACCGCGGCATGCGCCGTGCCGGTCACCGGTCGTGCCGTGCGGGCCGCACCCGACTCCGACGACCACCCGGCGTCGGTGGTCGACGTCGACGGCGTCCTCCTCGAGCAATCCGAGATGCAATCGATCACCGGCGCCGGCGATCCGCTGACGATCGTCCCCACGATGGACGGCAAATCACCGGTCGACATCGACGTGTTCGCCAGCCGCGTGCCCGCGCAGTGCGCCTGGCTCTTCGCCGAGACGCAGACGTTCGGCTCGGACGTCGAGGACTTCCACGAGACCACGTATCAGGACCCGCCGCAGGGGGCGCTGATCTCGCAGGGCGCGGCGGGCTACCGCGACCTTCCGACGGCCCGCGGCGCGTTCGAGGCGCTCGCCGGGCGGGTGGCCCAGTGCGGGTCGACGACGTCGGGTTTCCTTGCCACCTGGACGGCGACCGGTGACGCGATTGAGTTGACGCAGGACAGCGGGTGCGACCGCGACTACCGAGTGAAGTCGGTGGTGCTCGTCGAGGTCATGTCGTGTGCCTTCAGCGCCCCGGTGCCGCAGCGGGTGATGGCCGCGATCCTGGGGCGGATTCCGGGCTAG
- a CDS encoding uroporphyrinogen decarboxylase/cobalamine-independent methonine synthase family protein produces the protein MSVFAAATGIGSWPGTVARDAAGVVVGELHTLTHLVELPARGVGADLIGRAGALLVDIGIDTVPRGYRIAPGRSSVLRRAASLLDEDVDALEEAWERAGLRGGTRAVKVQAPGPITLAAQLELGNGHRAITDAGAVRDLAGSLAEGIRLHRAQVARRLEATVVVQLDEPSLPAALAGRLTGVTSFAPVHAVDEPFAQSLLDECVATIGGEVALHCCAPELPWRMLGRSALAAVSVDTATLTAADLDGIGEFVEAGRVVQLGVVPAQAPDRKPSSEEVAKAAASITDRLGFPRDVLRERCGITPTCGLAGATATWARAAVELAQKVADGITEDPSAA, from the coding sequence GTGAGCGTCTTCGCCGCGGCAACCGGCATCGGATCCTGGCCAGGCACGGTGGCGCGCGATGCGGCCGGCGTGGTCGTCGGCGAACTGCACACCCTGACCCACCTCGTCGAGCTGCCCGCGCGCGGCGTCGGCGCCGACCTGATCGGCCGCGCCGGAGCGCTGCTCGTCGACATCGGGATCGACACCGTGCCCCGCGGCTACCGCATCGCCCCTGGCCGCAGCTCCGTACTGCGGCGCGCGGCGAGTCTGCTCGACGAGGACGTCGACGCGCTGGAGGAGGCCTGGGAGCGGGCCGGGCTGCGGGGCGGGACGCGCGCGGTCAAGGTGCAGGCGCCGGGGCCCATCACGCTGGCCGCGCAACTCGAGCTGGGCAATGGTCACCGCGCGATCACCGACGCCGGAGCCGTTCGCGACCTCGCGGGCAGCCTGGCCGAGGGCATCAGGCTGCACCGTGCGCAGGTCGCCCGCCGCTTGGAGGCGACCGTCGTGGTGCAGCTCGACGAACCGTCGCTGCCCGCTGCCCTGGCTGGGCGATTGACGGGCGTGACCAGCTTCGCGCCGGTGCACGCCGTGGACGAGCCGTTCGCCCAGAGCCTGCTCGACGAGTGCGTGGCCACCATCGGAGGTGAGGTCGCGCTGCATTGCTGCGCGCCGGAGCTGCCGTGGCGGATGCTGGGGCGCAGCGCGCTGGCCGCCGTCTCGGTGGACACCGCCACCCTGACCGCGGCCGATCTCGACGGCATCGGCGAGTTCGTGGAGGCCGGCCGCGTGGTGCAACTCGGGGTGGTTCCGGCGCAGGCGCCCGACCGCAAACCCTCATCCGAGGAGGTGGCTAAGGCCGCGGCGTCGATCACCGATCGTCTTGGGTTTCCGCGCGACGTCCTGCGGGAACGCTGTGGCATCACGCCCACGTGTGGGCTCGCCGGGGCGACGGCCACCTGGGCGAGGGCGGCCGTCGAACTGGCGCAAAAGGTAGCCGATGGCATTACCGAGGACCCCAGCGCGGCGTAG
- a CDS encoding 4-coumarate--CoA ligase family protein — MSFASPFPQVQIPTTSVYDYLFADAADAAERVALVDAATGAETTYGDMIARIDAFAGALADRGIGVGDVVALLAPNSSAFAIAFHGILRAGATATTVNALFTAKDIGKQLADSRATLLVTVAALAPQAVEGAAAVGLGADRVVVLDGPGAAVDGHPNAEDLAAAGTPAPEVTFDPATHLAALPYSSGTTGNPKGVMLTHRNLAANVAQIRPLQGMTPDDRILAVLPFFHIYGMTVLLNAALHARARLVIMPNFDLEKFLGNIQEHRCTHAFIAPPVAVALAKHPLVDSFDLSSLRSIMSGAAPLDEELGNAVAARLKCHVVQGYGMSELSPVSHITPPDGGQQAIGSVAPLSSCGWTVPNAVSKIVSDEGVEIDPPASGLSETGELWFKGPNVMAGYLGNDEATRQTIDEDGYLHTGDVARVDSTGCVYIVDRLKELIKYKGYQVPPAELEAVLLSHPGIGDAAVIGVVDAESGEEVPKAFVVKQSGAELTEAEVMEFVASHVAPYKKVRQVAFIDAIPKSASGKILRKDLRTV; from the coding sequence ATGAGTTTCGCGAGCCCCTTCCCCCAGGTCCAGATTCCCACCACCAGCGTCTACGACTACCTCTTCGCCGATGCCGCCGACGCCGCCGAGCGCGTCGCACTGGTCGACGCGGCCACGGGCGCGGAGACGACGTACGGCGACATGATCGCCCGCATCGACGCGTTCGCCGGGGCGCTTGCCGACCGTGGCATCGGCGTCGGTGACGTCGTTGCGCTGTTGGCGCCCAACAGTTCCGCGTTCGCCATCGCGTTCCACGGAATCCTCCGGGCCGGTGCGACCGCGACGACCGTCAACGCGCTCTTCACGGCCAAGGACATCGGCAAGCAGCTCGCGGACTCGCGCGCCACGCTGCTGGTCACGGTGGCAGCGCTGGCCCCGCAGGCCGTCGAGGGGGCGGCCGCCGTCGGGCTGGGCGCCGACCGCGTCGTCGTGCTCGACGGACCCGGCGCGGCCGTCGACGGACATCCGAACGCCGAGGACCTGGCGGCCGCCGGCACGCCCGCACCGGAGGTGACGTTCGACCCCGCCACCCACCTGGCGGCGCTGCCCTACAGCTCGGGCACCACGGGCAACCCCAAGGGCGTCATGCTCACCCATCGCAACCTGGCCGCCAACGTCGCGCAGATCCGTCCGCTGCAGGGCATGACGCCCGACGACCGCATCCTCGCGGTGCTGCCGTTCTTCCACATCTACGGCATGACCGTGCTGCTCAACGCCGCGCTGCACGCCCGCGCGCGGCTGGTCATCATGCCCAACTTCGACCTGGAGAAGTTCCTCGGCAACATCCAGGAACATCGCTGCACGCATGCGTTCATCGCGCCGCCGGTGGCCGTCGCCCTCGCCAAGCATCCGCTGGTGGACTCCTTCGACCTGTCGAGCCTGCGCAGCATCATGTCCGGCGCGGCACCGCTCGACGAGGAACTGGGCAACGCCGTGGCCGCACGGCTGAAGTGTCACGTGGTCCAGGGGTACGGCATGAGCGAGCTGAGCCCGGTCAGCCACATCACCCCGCCCGACGGCGGGCAGCAGGCGATCGGTTCCGTCGCGCCGCTGAGCTCGTGCGGCTGGACCGTCCCGAACGCCGTCAGCAAGATCGTCTCCGACGAGGGAGTCGAAATCGACCCTCCCGCATCGGGTCTCAGCGAGACCGGCGAACTCTGGTTCAAGGGCCCCAACGTCATGGCCGGTTACCTCGGCAACGACGAGGCCACCCGCCAGACGATCGACGAGGACGGTTACCTGCACACCGGCGACGTGGCGCGCGTCGACTCGACGGGCTGCGTCTACATCGTCGACCGGCTCAAGGAGCTCATCAAGTACAAGGGCTATCAGGTGCCGCCCGCCGAACTCGAGGCGGTGCTCCTCAGCCACCCCGGCATCGGCGACGCCGCCGTCATCGGTGTCGTGGACGCCGAGTCGGGCGAGGAAGTGCCAAAGGCGTTCGTGGTCAAGCAATCTGGCGCGGAGCTGACCGAAGCCGAGGTGATGGAGTTCGTCGCGAGCCACGTGGCGCCCTACAAGAAGGTCCGCCAGGTGGCATTCATCGACGCGATCCCCAAGTCGGCGTCGGGGAAGATCCTGCGCAAGGATCTGCGCACGGTCTAA
- the ligA gene encoding NAD-dependent DNA ligase LigA, producing MSSPDADVRREWQQLADEVRGHQFRYYVKDAPIVSDGEFDALLGRLTALEERYPELRTPDSPTQLVGGAGFATDFSSADHLERMLSLDNVFNTDELSAWAARLTGEVGADPEFLCELKIDGVALALVYRDGVLVRAATRGDGRTGEDVTLNARTIDDIPERLAPSDDYPVPTTLEVRGEVFFRLADFEELNAGLVAEGKAPFANPRNSAAGSLRQKNPAVTARRKLHMICHGLGRAEGFTPATLHDAYLALKAWGLPVSDHTTRVTGIEAVGERVAYWGEHRHDVEHEIDGLVVKVDDVGLQRRLGATSRAPRWAIAYKYPPEEATTKLLDIRVNVGRTGRVTPFAYMEPVKVAGSTVGLATLHNASEVKRKGVLIGDTVVIRKAGDVIPEVLGPVVDVRDGSEREFVMPTTCPECGTPLAPSKEGDADIRCPNARSCPAQLRERVFHVAGRGAFDIEGLGYEAGIALLQAGVITDEGDLFSLTVDDLLRTDLFTTQKGELSANGKRLLANLGKAKQQPLWRVLVALSIRHVGPTAARALAGEFGSLEAIESATEEQLAASEGVGPTIAAAVVDWFTVDWHRAIVAKWRAAGVRMQDERDASIARTLEGLSIVVTGSLTGFSRDEAKEAILARGGKAAGSVSKKTAYVVAGDAPGSKYDKAIELGVPVLDEDGFRRLLENGPDEAPAGEGSGAEADDDGSAEVPAGEG from the coding sequence GTGAGCTCACCTGACGCCGACGTCCGTCGCGAGTGGCAGCAGCTGGCCGACGAGGTGCGCGGCCATCAGTTCCGCTACTACGTCAAGGACGCCCCGATCGTCTCCGACGGAGAGTTCGACGCGCTGCTCGGTCGGCTGACGGCGCTGGAGGAGCGCTACCCGGAGCTGCGTACCCCCGACTCGCCGACCCAGCTCGTGGGCGGTGCGGGCTTCGCGACGGACTTCAGCTCCGCCGACCACCTCGAGCGAATGTTGAGCCTGGACAACGTGTTCAACACCGACGAGCTGTCGGCGTGGGCGGCGCGCCTGACCGGAGAGGTCGGCGCCGATCCCGAATTCCTGTGCGAACTCAAGATCGACGGGGTCGCGCTGGCGCTGGTGTATCGCGACGGGGTCCTGGTGCGCGCGGCCACCCGCGGTGACGGCCGCACCGGTGAGGACGTCACGCTCAACGCCCGCACCATCGACGACATCCCCGAACGCCTCGCGCCCAGCGACGACTACCCGGTGCCCACGACGCTGGAGGTGCGCGGCGAGGTGTTCTTCCGGCTCGCCGACTTCGAGGAGCTCAACGCCGGTCTCGTCGCCGAGGGCAAGGCGCCCTTCGCCAATCCCCGCAACAGCGCGGCGGGCTCGCTGCGGCAGAAGAACCCGGCGGTCACGGCGCGGCGCAAGCTGCACATGATCTGCCACGGCCTCGGTCGCGCGGAGGGCTTCACCCCGGCCACGCTGCACGACGCCTACCTCGCGCTCAAGGCCTGGGGACTCCCGGTGTCCGACCACACGACCCGCGTGACGGGCATCGAGGCGGTCGGCGAGCGCGTCGCCTACTGGGGTGAGCACCGCCACGACGTCGAGCACGAGATCGACGGGCTGGTCGTCAAGGTCGACGACGTCGGCCTGCAGCGCCGCCTCGGCGCCACGTCGCGCGCCCCGCGCTGGGCGATCGCCTACAAGTACCCGCCCGAGGAGGCCACGACCAAGCTGCTCGACATCCGCGTCAACGTGGGCCGCACCGGACGCGTCACCCCGTTCGCCTACATGGAGCCCGTGAAGGTCGCCGGGTCCACGGTGGGACTGGCGACGCTGCACAACGCCTCCGAGGTCAAGCGCAAGGGCGTCCTGATCGGCGACACCGTGGTGATCCGCAAGGCGGGCGACGTCATCCCCGAGGTGCTGGGTCCGGTGGTCGACGTCCGCGACGGCAGCGAGCGCGAATTCGTGATGCCGACGACCTGTCCGGAGTGCGGCACCCCGCTCGCCCCCTCCAAGGAGGGCGACGCCGACATCCGCTGCCCGAACGCGCGGTCCTGCCCGGCGCAGCTGCGGGAGCGGGTGTTCCACGTGGCGGGCCGCGGCGCCTTCGACATCGAGGGTCTGGGCTACGAGGCCGGGATCGCCCTGCTGCAGGCCGGGGTCATCACCGACGAGGGCGACCTGTTCTCTTTGACCGTCGACGACCTGCTGCGCACGGATCTGTTCACGACGCAGAAGGGCGAGCTGTCGGCCAACGGCAAGCGCCTGCTCGCCAACCTCGGCAAGGCCAAGCAGCAGCCGCTGTGGCGCGTGCTGGTGGCGCTGTCCATTCGCCACGTCGGGCCCACCGCGGCCCGCGCACTGGCCGGGGAGTTCGGCAGCCTCGAGGCGATCGAGTCCGCCACCGAGGAGCAGCTGGCGGCCAGCGAGGGCGTCGGCCCGACGATCGCCGCCGCCGTCGTCGACTGGTTCACCGTGGACTGGCATCGGGCGATCGTCGCCAAGTGGCGCGCGGCCGGCGTGCGCATGCAGGACGAGCGCGACGCCAGCATCGCGCGGACCCTGGAGGGGTTGTCGATCGTCGTCACCGGATCGTTGACCGGGTTCTCCCGTGACGAGGCCAAGGAGGCGATCCTGGCCCGCGGCGGCAAGGCGGCGGGATCGGTGTCCAAGAAGACCGCCTACGTCGTTGCCGGTGACGCGCCGGGCTCCAAGTACGACAAGGCGATCGAACTCGGCGTGCCCGTGCTCGACGAGGACGGGTTCCGACGGCTTCTCGAGAACGGCCCCGACGAGGCGCCCGCCGGCGAGGGCTCGGGCGCGGAGGCCGACGACGACGGCTCGGCCGAGGTGCCCGCCGGCGAGGGCTAG
- a CDS encoding ACT domain-containing protein, translating to MSAVPSYLLRVQLEDRPGSLGSLAVALGSVGADILSLDVVERTAGFAVDDLVVDLPPGAMPDMLITAAEKLSGVYVDSIRPHTGLLEAHRELELIDHIAAAPTKHDKLQVLADEAPKVLRVGWCMVLRLCDTGPDATGLEVVAASHGAPETAAQSAPWLPLEHAEALDGTADWIPQVWRDFDTTLAAAPLGDHHTAVILGRPGGPDFRPSEVARLGYLSGIVATIVR from the coding sequence GTGTCAGCCGTGCCGTCTTATCTGCTGCGGGTCCAGCTGGAGGACCGGCCCGGCAGCCTCGGTTCGCTCGCCGTGGCGCTCGGGTCGGTGGGCGCCGACATCCTGTCCCTGGACGTGGTGGAGCGCACGGCCGGGTTCGCCGTCGACGACCTGGTCGTGGACCTGCCCCCCGGCGCCATGCCCGACATGCTCATCACGGCCGCCGAGAAGCTGAGCGGTGTCTACGTCGACAGCATCCGCCCGCACACCGGCCTGCTCGAGGCGCACCGCGAATTGGAGCTCATCGACCACATCGCCGCCGCGCCCACCAAGCACGACAAGCTGCAGGTGCTCGCCGACGAGGCGCCCAAGGTGCTGCGCGTCGGCTGGTGCATGGTGCTGCGGCTCTGCGACACCGGGCCCGACGCCACCGGGCTCGAGGTGGTGGCCGCGAGCCATGGGGCGCCGGAGACCGCCGCCCAATCGGCCCCCTGGCTGCCGCTCGAACACGCCGAGGCCCTCGACGGCACCGCCGACTGGATCCCGCAGGTCTGGCGCGACTTCGACACCACGCTCGCCGCCGCACCGCTCGGCGACCACCACACGGCCGTCATCCTGGGGCGTCCCGGCGGACCGGACTTCCGACCGTCGGAGGTCGCCCGCCTCGGCTACCTCAGCGGGATCGTGGCGACCATCGTCCGCTAG
- the gatC gene encoding Asp-tRNA(Asn)/Glu-tRNA(Gln) amidotransferase subunit GatC, with protein sequence MSQISQDDVAHLARLARLTLSDDELKSFAGQLDAILAHVGAIQAVDVTGVEATDNPLKSVNVTRPDVVAPCLTQDEALAAAPKAVDGRFGVPRILGESQ encoded by the coding sequence GTGTCGCAGATCTCGCAGGACGACGTCGCCCACCTGGCGCGTCTGGCCCGGCTCACCCTGTCCGACGACGAGCTGAAGAGCTTCGCCGGCCAACTGGATGCCATCCTGGCGCACGTCGGTGCGATCCAGGCGGTCGACGTTACCGGCGTCGAAGCCACCGACAACCCGTTGAAGAGCGTCAACGTCACCCGGCCCGACGTGGTCGCGCCGTGCCTGACGCAGGACGAGGCGCTGGCCGCCGCGCCCAAGGCCGTCGACGGCCGCTTCGGTGTGCCCCGCATCCTGGGGGAGTCGCAGTGA
- the gatA gene encoding Asp-tRNA(Asn)/Glu-tRNA(Gln) amidotransferase subunit GatA: MNDLVRLDAATLGAKIAAKDVSSTEVTQAHLDQIAATDDRYHAFLHVEADAALAQAGRIDAAVAAGESLPSPLAGVPLALKDVFTTVDMPTTCGSKILQGWRSPYDATVTARLRAAGLAILGKTNMDEFAMGSSTENSAYGPTRNPWDVERVPGGSGGGSAAALAAFQAPLAIGSDTGGSIRQPAALTATVGVKPTYGTVSRYGLIACASSLDQGGPCARTVLDTALLHQVIAGHDPRDSTSVEAAVPDVVAAAREGARGDLTGVRVGVVKQLRSGEGYQPGVLSSFHAAVEQLTALGAEVTEVDCPNLDHSLAAYYLILPSEVSSNLARFDAMRYGLRVGDDGTHSAEEVMALTRAAGFGPEVKRRIMIGTYALSAGYYDAYYNQAQKVRTLIARDLERAYQSADVLISPATPTTAFRLGEKVDDPLAMYLFDLCTLPLNLAGHCGMSVPSGLSQDDGLPVGLQIMAPALADDRLYRVGAAYEAARGPLPTAL, encoded by the coding sequence GTGAACGACCTGGTCCGGCTCGACGCGGCCACCCTCGGTGCGAAGATCGCCGCGAAGGACGTCAGTTCGACCGAGGTGACGCAGGCCCATCTCGACCAGATCGCGGCCACCGACGACCGCTACCACGCGTTCCTGCACGTCGAGGCCGACGCTGCGCTGGCCCAGGCCGGTCGCATCGATGCCGCCGTCGCTGCGGGAGAGTCGCTGCCGTCGCCGCTGGCAGGCGTCCCGCTGGCGTTGAAGGACGTGTTCACCACGGTCGACATGCCCACGACGTGCGGCTCGAAGATCCTGCAGGGCTGGCGTTCGCCCTACGACGCGACGGTGACGGCGCGGTTGCGAGCGGCCGGGCTGGCGATCCTCGGCAAGACCAACATGGACGAGTTCGCGATGGGCAGCTCGACGGAGAACTCCGCCTACGGCCCGACCCGCAACCCGTGGGACGTGGAGCGCGTACCCGGCGGCTCGGGGGGCGGCAGTGCCGCCGCGCTCGCCGCGTTCCAGGCGCCGCTGGCCATCGGCTCCGACACGGGTGGCTCCATCCGCCAGCCCGCCGCGCTGACCGCGACCGTCGGGGTCAAGCCGACCTACGGAACGGTGTCGCGGTACGGGCTCATCGCATGCGCGTCGTCGCTGGATCAGGGCGGCCCGTGCGCGCGCACGGTCCTCGACACGGCGCTGCTGCACCAGGTGATCGCCGGCCACGACCCCCGCGACTCGACGTCGGTGGAGGCGGCCGTGCCCGACGTCGTCGCCGCGGCGCGGGAGGGAGCGCGGGGCGATCTGACGGGCGTCCGCGTCGGCGTGGTCAAGCAGTTGCGCAGCGGCGAGGGCTACCAGCCGGGCGTGCTGTCGTCGTTCCACGCCGCCGTGGAGCAGTTGACCGCGCTGGGCGCCGAGGTGACCGAGGTGGACTGCCCCAACCTCGACCATTCGCTGGCGGCCTACTACCTGATCCTGCCGTCGGAGGTGTCGAGCAACCTCGCCCGCTTCGACGCGATGCGCTACGGGCTGCGGGTCGGCGACGACGGGACGCACAGCGCCGAGGAGGTGATGGCGTTGACGCGGGCCGCCGGGTTCGGCCCAGAAGTCAAGCGCCGCATCATGATTGGCACCTATGCGCTGTCGGCGGGCTATTACGACGCCTATTACAACCAGGCGCAGAAGGTGCGCACGCTGATCGCCAGGGACCTCGAGCGGGCCTACCAAAGCGCCGACGTGCTGATCTCGCCCGCCACCCCGACGACGGCGTTCCGGCTGGGCGAGAAGGTCGACGATCCGTTGGCGATGTACCTGTTCGACCTCTGCACACTGCCGTTGAACCTGGCGGGGCACTGCGGGATGTCGGTGCCGTCGGGGCTGTCGCAGGACGACGGATTGCCCGTCGGCCTGCAGATCATGGCCCCCGCGCTCGCCGACGACCGGCTCTATCGCGTCGGTGCGGCTTACGAGGCGGCCCGCGGTCCGCTGCCGACCGCGCTCTGA